The window GTCCCGGATGCTGTCGGACGCCGGGATGCCGGTCGTCGGCGTACCGAAGACCATCGACAACGACATCTCCTCCACCGACCGCACCTTCGGCTTCGACACCGCCGTCATGGTCGCCACCGAGGCGATCGACCGCCTCAAGACCACCGCCGAATCGCACCAGCGCGTGATGGTCGTCGAGGTCATGGGCCGTCACGCGGGCTGGATCGCCCTGGAGTCCGGCATGGCCGGCGGTGCGCACGGGATCTGCCTGCCCGAGCGCAACTTCGAGGTGGACGCCCTGGTGAAGATGGTGGAGGAACGATTCGCCCGCGGTAAGAAGTTCGCCGTCATCTGCGTCGCCGAGGGCGCGCACCCGGCCGAGGGCTCCATGCCGTACGAGAAGGGCGCGATCGACCAGTACGGTCACGAGCGCTTCGCCGGCATCGGCAACCGCCTCGCGATCGAACTGGAGCACCGCCTCGGCAAGGAGGCCCGCCCGGTCATCCTCGGCCACGTCCAGCGCGGCGGCACCCCCACCGCCTACGACCGCGTCCTCGCGACCCGCTTCGGCTGGCACGCCGTCGAGGCCGTCCACCGCGGCGAGTTCGGCAACATGACCGCCCTGCGCGGCACCGACATCGTGATGGCCCCGCTGGCCCACGCGGTCACCGAACTGAAGACGGTCCCCGAGGAGCGCATGTACGAGGCCGAGTCGGTCTTCTAGCCAGGGGTGACCGTCCCCGCGAGCGGGGCTACGCTCGCAGCCCCTGAGCCGATCGGCCGTGGAGGCGCCATGGACACCCCTGTCCCGGGCACGCCCGTCTTCCTCCTCCCGCCGCCCGCCGAACCCGGCGACGCACCGGTGCGCGTCGTATGGGCCCTGGGCGACCCCCGCCGTGACCTCGACGCGAACCTGGTCCGGCTGCGCGCCGGAGCCGTCGTCGAAGAGGACACCGGGACGCTCCCGGGCGCGCTGCTCCTGGTCGTCGCCGGCTCGGGCGAGAT is drawn from Streptomyces sp. NBC_01232 and contains these coding sequences:
- a CDS encoding ATP-dependent 6-phosphofructokinase — its product is MRIGVLTAGGDCPGLNAVIRSVVHRALVGHGDEVIGFEDGFKGLLDGNFRPLDINAVSGILARGGTILGSARMERARLHEAAENAQELATRYGIDALIPIGGEGTLTASRMLSDAGMPVVGVPKTIDNDISSTDRTFGFDTAVMVATEAIDRLKTTAESHQRVMVVEVMGRHAGWIALESGMAGGAHGICLPERNFEVDALVKMVEERFARGKKFAVICVAEGAHPAEGSMPYEKGAIDQYGHERFAGIGNRLAIELEHRLGKEARPVILGHVQRGGTPTAYDRVLATRFGWHAVEAVHRGEFGNMTALRGTDIVMAPLAHAVTELKTVPEERMYEAESVF